The genomic DNA TCAGCGTGTCGTGGACACTGTGCTGCTGCACCGCGCGCTCCATCATCGCATATTGCTCGTTGCCGTTGAGATCGGGGTCCTCGATGTGCCAGTCGATCCGCGCATCACCGCGGACATGGCCGAGCGCCAGATCCGACGAAAGCTTGAGGAAGGTCTGCGTGGCAACGCTGTCGAGCCGCGCGGCATCGCCCCCGTCGATCGCCTGGCGCAGCGCATCGGGCGCGTAATCGGCGGGATCGAGCCCCTCCTCGCCGACGCGCTGGACATAGGCCAGCAGATCCTCGGCATCGCGCTTCGGCCAGGAGACGGTGATCGGCGACACCAGCGGCGCGGCGCCCGGATCGGCGGGCCGCATCGCCGGCGGCGGCGGCGCGACCGGAACGATCTGCCCTGCGCCAACAGGATCCTGCTGCGCGGCGATCGGCGCGGCACTGGCGAGCAGCGGAAGAAGAATGGCGAGACGACGGATATGCATGAGGGCCCCTTACCCTAAACTGCCGATCCGCGCCAAGCACGGCATCGGTTCGCCGCAGTCCTGCACCGTCCAGCCTGAACAGCGCGCGAACGGGCCGTCGCGCGCCGTTCAGCCGAGCCGTTCGGTGACCGCTTGGCCAAACAGCGCCCCGGCGGCGGGATCATGCTCCAGATAGAGGTCCGGCTCGATCGCCTCCATCTCGATGAGCAGCAGAGCGCCTTCGTGCCGGACGAGATCGATACGTGCATAGAGCAGCGGCTTGCCCGCCGCGGTTAGTACGGCTTCCGCGGCTGCAAGTTCGTCCGGCGCCGCCTCGTGCCGGGTGATGATGCCGTCGAACTCGGGCTGGACGCGGAAATCGCCGGGCTGCGGGCGCTTGCGGATCGCGTGGCTGAACCGGCCGCCGAAATAGAGCAGCGACAGCTCGCCGCCCGCCTCGATATCCGGAAGGAAGGGCTGGATGATCGCGGCGCCCGTCGGCCCCGCATCGATCGGATCGCCAGGCGACCAGCGGATCGTCTGCCACGCGCCGGAGGAGAAACGCGGCTTGGCGACGAGTTTATCGGTGCAGAACGCCGCGGCGGCGACCGCCATCTCGTCCGGCGTGACGCGATCGACGTAGCGCGCGGGAACGACCGGTGCGCCGCGCTCCGCCAGCATGCCGAGATAGACCTTGTCGGCGTTCCAGCGCAGCACCTCCGGCCCGTTGGCGAGGCGCACGCTCGCCGCTTTCCAGCCCGATACCATGTCGCGCCAGCGCTCCGGCTGCTTGGGATAGCCCCAGGCGAGCAGCGGCAGCACGAGATCGGCCGCGGTAAGGTCGCCCGCATCGGTCCAGGGCCGATGGTCCACCGCATAGCCCAGCGCGCGGAGCGGTGCGGCGTTGCGGTCGAGCACTGCGGGCCAGCGCATCGCCGCTTCCGGCCCCGCCGGGTCGGGCGTGAGGATCACGACCCGCCGCGTCATGCAAACAGCGACCGCGCCGCCGCCAACCGCTTCAGCCCTTCGTCGATCGTCTCCTGCTTCTTGGCAA from Allosphingosinicella indica includes the following:
- a CDS encoding ATP-grasp domain-containing protein; protein product: MTRRVVILTPDPAGPEAAMRWPAVLDRNAAPLRALGYAVDHRPWTDAGDLTAADLVLPLLAWGYPKQPERWRDMVSGWKAASVRLANGPEVLRWNADKVYLGMLAERGAPVVPARYVDRVTPDEMAVAAAAFCTDKLVAKPRFSSGAWQTIRWSPGDPIDAGPTGAAIIQPFLPDIEAGGELSLLYFGGRFSHAIRKRPQPGDFRVQPEFDGIITRHEAAPDELAAAEAVLTAAGKPLLYARIDLVRHEGALLLIEMEAIEPDLYLEHDPAAGALFGQAVTERLG